The following are from one region of the Shinella sp. PSBB067 genome:
- a CDS encoding sugar ABC transporter ATP-binding protein: MSSTVIELRQIEKSYPGVKPLDRVDFTVRPGEVHALLGENGAGKSTLTRVIGGAVRPDAGTITYLGRTVAWKNPRQAREAGIHIIHQELALFPELCVAENILVDAQPRGALGFISDKARHARAAEILAQLGVDITTRAHIDELPLADQQMVEIAKALVGDLKLLILDEPTAVISGKEVDLLFANMRRLRGQGVGIVYISHRLEEIFEIADHVTILKDGQVVDSRPVGAMTRTEMITGMVGRQLEQIYPARRTVAPSGDTVLSIRGLAAGPRVRDVSLDVRPGEIVGVAGMVGSGRTEVAEAVFGMRGIDSGTIELDGKPLGDHRPRAAIDRGVGFLTENRKDEGLFLNLPISSNIVAPDLGRVTRRGLVDRSREREIARRQIADFAVATPSPEVKVGSLSGGNQQKVLFSRWSRISDRLLILDEPTRGVDIGAKVEIYRLIRKLADSGVGVLMISSELPEVVGLSDRVVVMAQGHVVGEVPGEALSEEAIMALAVKTVDRRNAAARLGEVA, encoded by the coding sequence ATGTCATCAACGGTTATCGAGCTGCGTCAGATCGAGAAGTCATATCCGGGCGTCAAGCCGCTCGACCGGGTGGACTTCACGGTTCGCCCCGGCGAGGTCCACGCGCTTCTCGGGGAAAACGGCGCGGGCAAATCAACGCTCACGCGGGTCATCGGCGGTGCCGTGCGGCCGGACGCGGGCACGATCACCTATCTCGGCAGGACCGTCGCCTGGAAGAACCCGCGGCAGGCCCGCGAAGCCGGCATCCATATCATCCATCAGGAACTCGCCCTCTTCCCGGAGCTCTGCGTAGCGGAGAACATCCTCGTCGATGCGCAGCCGCGCGGCGCGCTCGGTTTCATCTCCGACAAGGCCCGTCACGCGCGTGCCGCCGAAATCCTGGCGCAGCTCGGCGTCGATATTACGACGCGGGCCCATATCGACGAGCTTCCGCTCGCCGACCAGCAGATGGTCGAGATCGCCAAGGCCCTGGTCGGCGACCTGAAGCTGCTCATCCTCGACGAGCCGACGGCTGTCATCTCCGGCAAGGAGGTCGATCTGCTCTTCGCCAACATGCGCCGTCTGCGCGGCCAGGGCGTCGGGATCGTCTATATCTCGCACCGGCTCGAGGAGATCTTCGAGATCGCCGACCACGTCACCATCCTCAAGGACGGTCAGGTGGTCGATTCCAGGCCCGTCGGCGCGATGACGCGCACGGAGATGATCACCGGCATGGTCGGCCGCCAGCTCGAGCAGATTTATCCCGCCCGCCGGACGGTCGCGCCTTCCGGCGACACGGTGCTTTCCATTCGCGGCCTGGCGGCGGGGCCGCGCGTGCGCGACGTCTCGCTCGACGTCCGGCCCGGCGAAATCGTCGGCGTCGCGGGCATGGTGGGCTCGGGCCGCACGGAGGTCGCCGAGGCCGTGTTCGGCATGCGCGGCATCGACAGCGGCACGATCGAGCTGGACGGCAAGCCGCTCGGGGACCATCGCCCGCGGGCTGCCATCGACCGCGGCGTCGGCTTCCTGACGGAGAACCGCAAGGACGAAGGCCTTTTTCTCAACCTGCCCATTTCAAGCAACATCGTGGCGCCGGACCTTGGCCGCGTCACGCGTCGCGGACTGGTCGACCGCTCGCGCGAGCGGGAGATCGCCAGACGCCAGATCGCCGATTTCGCCGTCGCGACGCCATCGCCCGAAGTCAAGGTCGGGAGCCTGTCGGGCGGCAACCAGCAGAAGGTGCTGTTCAGCCGCTGGTCCCGCATCTCGGACCGGTTGCTGATCCTCGACGAGCCGACGCGCGGCGTCGATATCGGCGCGAAGGTCGAGATCTACCGGCTTATCCGCAAGCTGGCGGATTCGGGGGTCGGCGTCCTGATGATCAGTTCCGAACTGCCCGAGGTGGTCGGCCTGTCGGACCGCGTCGTCGTCATGGCGCAGGGCCATGTCGTCGGCGAGGTGCCGGGCGAGGCGCTCTCCGAAGAGGCGATCATGGCGCTCGCCGTGAAGACCGTCGACCGGCGCAATGCCGCGGCACGGCTGGGAGAGGTGGCATGA
- a CDS encoding ABC transporter permease produces MSALLMDLRRNRLMMSYLIVGGLILLILVAGGVLSDRFLTWRNVTNVLQQLIVLGLVSLGQTFVVLMGGIDLAIGSLVSAVTVFLANFLDWRPDLVWLAVPLALAAAAAVGAVNGILTVVLRVHPLIVTLGMSSVIFGGTLMYRKEPGGSIPRALEDIAYRNVGGIPVSAIVLVVVFAIAGLWLQRTRAGRNIYFVGGDAEAARLNGLAVGRITVMAYALSGLCAGIAGLFLTARTGVGDPRIGAALTLQSITPVVVGGTILAGGRGGVFGTFLGVLLVTMLNSLLNFVGVSSYYQWIIQGVIIIVAVGFHTVRRT; encoded by the coding sequence ATGAGCGCCCTGTTGATGGACCTGCGGCGCAACCGCCTGATGATGTCCTATCTCATCGTCGGCGGGCTCATCCTGCTCATTCTCGTGGCGGGCGGCGTGCTGTCGGACCGGTTCCTCACCTGGCGCAACGTCACGAACGTGCTCCAGCAACTGATCGTGCTGGGCCTCGTCAGCCTCGGGCAGACCTTCGTCGTGCTGATGGGCGGCATTGACCTTGCCATAGGCTCGCTGGTCAGCGCCGTCACCGTCTTTCTCGCCAATTTCCTCGACTGGCGGCCGGACCTGGTCTGGCTGGCCGTTCCGCTGGCGCTCGCCGCCGCCGCGGCCGTCGGTGCGGTGAACGGCATCCTGACGGTGGTCCTGCGCGTCCATCCGCTGATCGTGACGCTCGGCATGTCGTCGGTGATCTTCGGCGGAACGCTGATGTACCGCAAGGAACCCGGCGGCTCGATCCCGCGTGCCCTCGAAGACATCGCCTACCGGAATGTCGGCGGCATTCCCGTCAGCGCCATCGTCCTCGTCGTCGTCTTCGCCATTGCCGGGCTCTGGCTTCAGCGCACGCGCGCCGGGCGGAACATCTATTTCGTCGGAGGCGATGCGGAAGCGGCACGGCTCAACGGCCTGGCCGTCGGGCGCATCACGGTCATGGCCTATGCGCTTTCCGGCCTTTGCGCCGGCATTGCGGGGCTCTTCCTCACGGCCCGCACCGGTGTTGGCGATCCGCGCATCGGCGCCGCGCTGACATTGCAGTCGATCACGCCGGTCGTGGTCGGCGGGACCATCCTTGCCGGCGGGCGCGGCGGCGTGTTCGGCACCTTCCTCGGGGTGCTTCTCGTGACGATGCTCAACAGCCTGCTGAACTTCGTCGGCGTCTCGTCCTACTACCAGTGGATCATCCAGGGCGTGATCATCATCGTTGCAGTCGGTTTCCATACCGTGCGGAGGACGTGA
- a CDS encoding electron transfer flavoprotein subunit alpha/FixB family protein has protein sequence MKIYACTEGRSGQVDAVSLEMIAAARSLARDGDDVIAFFAGSAAADAAGKFGTADRLVAAIAPEADIVVAGTYARQLCDVIAAEGAGIVVVPYSANGLDVASSVAARLDWPLVSYVEKIARDGQSLSVVAQLYGGKVLADCSVPLPAVLMVNPGAFAEATATPLSPDRIDTIDIAELVAASRVRPISIDLPDFSDVDLKAAERIVCVGRGIGDEASIDLARDLAALLGAEIAGSRPVVDNGWLPKLRQVGKSGQKVKPKLYMALGVSGAPEHLEGMGQSDMIIAVNTDPKAPIFNVAHYGATCDLFELMSSLSERLQPSDT, from the coding sequence ATGAAGATCTATGCCTGCACCGAGGGCCGATCCGGCCAGGTCGATGCCGTTTCTCTCGAAATGATCGCGGCGGCCCGCAGCCTGGCAAGGGATGGCGACGACGTGATCGCCTTCTTCGCCGGAAGCGCCGCCGCAGACGCGGCCGGCAAGTTCGGTACGGCCGACCGCCTCGTCGCCGCGATCGCCCCCGAGGCCGACATCGTCGTGGCCGGCACCTATGCGCGCCAGCTTTGCGACGTTATCGCGGCCGAGGGCGCCGGCATCGTCGTTGTGCCCTATTCCGCCAACGGGCTGGACGTCGCCTCGTCCGTCGCCGCCCGGCTCGACTGGCCGCTCGTCAGCTATGTCGAGAAGATCGCGCGCGACGGCCAATCGCTCTCCGTTGTCGCGCAGTTGTACGGCGGCAAGGTGCTGGCCGACTGCAGCGTTCCGCTTCCGGCGGTGCTGATGGTCAATCCCGGCGCCTTCGCCGAGGCGACGGCCACACCGCTTTCGCCGGACCGCATCGACACAATCGACATCGCGGAACTCGTCGCCGCAAGCCGGGTACGACCGATTTCCATCGACCTGCCGGATTTCAGCGATGTCGATCTCAAGGCCGCCGAACGGATCGTCTGCGTCGGCCGCGGCATCGGCGACGAGGCCAGCATCGACCTTGCCCGCGACCTCGCGGCGCTGCTCGGCGCGGAGATCGCCGGCAGTCGGCCCGTCGTGGACAATGGCTGGCTGCCCAAGCTGCGCCAGGTCGGCAAATCGGGCCAGAAGGTCAAGCCGAAGCTCTACATGGCGCTCGGCGTCTCCGGCGCCCCGGAACATCTCGAAGGCATGGGGCAGTCGGACATGATCATCGCGGTCAACACGGATCCGAAGGCGCCGATCTTCAATGTCGCCCATTACGGGGCGACCTGCGACCTGTTCGAGCTCATGTCGAGCCTTTCCGAACGGCTGCAACCTTCGGACACCTGA
- a CDS encoding substrate-binding domain-containing protein: protein MSLKNILDTKISRKSFLRGVPGAAAMAALPGMQLASATRAAAETTTGKKAGYYGAPRTWMWNPNPNTMIDTSKWKKDGPYVIGFSNASISNAWRVAFQHGVLWAAGEHRDDISRLLVTDANDDPSKQIADIQDLISQGVDLLLIAAATEDALDSVVGRATEQGIPVVMVDRKVKTPENYITYVTASDWALGRLEAQWLCETLGGKGNIVMLPGIAGSSVAEIRIKANEEVFSKFPDIKVLEKQYCDWNPATGKSVMAALIQKYGKDIDGVLADSALQGYGAIEAYLDAGYKAGEIPPMTGGDVARMYQLANQHDIKMCGIDYPTSMGITGIETALDVLKGIPVPDKVEVSFQVVTSPDGDTVSVRGDRHILDHVSMDDPGDLSPSHGLPDGYNPSTFNPDYPK from the coding sequence ATGTCCTTGAAGAATATTCTCGACACGAAGATTTCCCGAAAGTCGTTTCTGCGGGGCGTGCCCGGTGCCGCGGCCATGGCGGCCCTGCCGGGTATGCAACTTGCCAGCGCGACGCGCGCCGCCGCCGAAACCACGACGGGCAAGAAGGCCGGCTACTACGGTGCGCCGCGCACCTGGATGTGGAACCCCAATCCCAACACCATGATCGACACGTCCAAGTGGAAGAAGGACGGTCCCTATGTCATCGGCTTTTCCAACGCCTCGATCTCCAATGCCTGGCGCGTCGCCTTCCAGCATGGCGTGCTGTGGGCGGCAGGCGAGCACCGCGACGACATTTCCCGTCTTCTCGTGACGGACGCCAATGACGATCCGTCCAAGCAGATCGCGGACATCCAGGACCTCATCAGCCAGGGCGTGGACCTGCTGCTGATTGCCGCGGCGACGGAGGATGCGCTCGATTCCGTCGTCGGTCGTGCGACCGAACAGGGAATCCCGGTCGTCATGGTGGACCGGAAGGTCAAGACGCCCGAGAACTACATCACCTATGTGACGGCATCCGACTGGGCGCTCGGCCGCCTGGAGGCGCAGTGGCTCTGTGAGACGCTCGGCGGCAAGGGCAACATCGTCATGCTGCCGGGCATTGCGGGCTCCAGCGTCGCGGAAATCCGCATCAAGGCGAACGAGGAGGTCTTCTCCAAGTTCCCCGATATCAAGGTGCTGGAAAAGCAGTATTGCGACTGGAACCCGGCGACCGGCAAATCGGTGATGGCCGCGCTCATCCAGAAATACGGCAAGGACATCGACGGCGTGCTCGCCGACAGCGCTCTGCAGGGCTACGGCGCGATCGAGGCCTATCTCGATGCCGGCTACAAGGCGGGCGAAATTCCGCCGATGACCGGCGGCGACGTGGCGCGCATGTACCAGCTCGCCAACCAGCACGACATCAAGATGTGCGGCATCGACTATCCGACGTCGATGGGCATCACCGGCATCGAGACCGCGCTCGACGTGCTCAAGGGCATCCCGGTTCCGGACAAGGTGGAGGTGAGCTTCCAGGTCGTGACGTCGCCGGACGGCGATACCGTTTCCGTCAGGGGCGACCGGCATATCCTCGACCATGTCAGCATGGACGATCCGGGTGACCTGTCGCCGAGCCACGGCCTGCCGGACGGGTACAATCCGAGCACGTTCAATCCCGACTATCCGAAATAA
- a CDS encoding GMC family oxidoreductase, whose protein sequence is MAIENLADRGARPRRDEEVDVVIVGAGPSGSVAALHLARAGVSVVVLEQGDWPEYNDYTGARPEHELVSTKLWHPNPNVRDNPNDYPVDTSTTDINPLMFAGVGGSATLYGAQWMHFLPSDFRARSMDGVAEDWPFSYEDLLPYQLEIEREVGVSGLAGDPAFPPRPAYPFAALPMGSVGRRGALGMENMGWHWWPGSNAIPSEKFGELNACVRRGTCLTGCPEGAKSTTDRSHWPLALKAGARLVTRARVKEIETNDQGLATGVVYVDANGRDRRQRAKVVIVCANGVGTPRLLLMSGGSRNPDGLANSSGLVGKRLMMHPFASVLASYEDPLDSWRGPFGQQVYSLEFYETDESRGFVRGSKWNCMPSGGPVGVSGAIGSKVYVAEEGRFQDFWGGNLHDNVDRRFGHSLIWGIVGEDLPEESNQVVLSRDLVDSDGLPAPQIIYKVNENSNRLLQFNIERCLESVKAAGAIETLVSTPVRESGWHLIGTCVMGADPKTSVVDQFGACHDVPNLYIMDASTFPTSGATNPTATIMAVALRNTRRMIAERRNQKVA, encoded by the coding sequence ATGGCAATCGAGAACCTTGCCGACAGGGGCGCGCGTCCGAGGCGCGACGAGGAGGTGGATGTCGTCATCGTCGGGGCCGGCCCGTCCGGCTCCGTGGCGGCCTTGCACCTGGCGCGCGCCGGCGTTTCCGTCGTCGTGCTGGAGCAGGGCGACTGGCCGGAATACAACGACTATACCGGCGCCCGGCCCGAGCATGAGCTGGTCAGCACCAAGCTCTGGCATCCCAATCCCAATGTCCGCGACAATCCGAACGACTATCCTGTCGACACGTCCACGACGGACATCAACCCGCTGATGTTCGCCGGCGTCGGCGGCAGCGCCACGCTCTACGGCGCGCAGTGGATGCATTTCCTGCCGTCGGATTTCCGGGCGCGCTCGATGGACGGCGTCGCGGAGGACTGGCCGTTCAGCTACGAGGACCTTCTGCCCTACCAGCTGGAGATCGAGCGGGAGGTCGGCGTGTCCGGGCTTGCCGGCGATCCCGCCTTCCCGCCGCGCCCGGCCTATCCCTTCGCCGCCCTGCCGATGGGCTCCGTCGGCCGCCGGGGCGCGCTCGGCATGGAGAATATGGGCTGGCACTGGTGGCCGGGCAGCAACGCCATCCCGTCCGAGAAATTCGGCGAGCTCAACGCCTGCGTTCGGCGCGGCACCTGCCTGACCGGCTGTCCCGAGGGGGCGAAGTCGACGACGGACCGCTCGCACTGGCCGCTCGCCCTCAAGGCAGGCGCGCGTCTCGTGACGCGCGCGCGCGTCAAGGAGATCGAGACCAACGACCAGGGGCTTGCCACCGGCGTCGTCTATGTGGATGCCAATGGCCGGGATCGCCGGCAGCGCGCCAAGGTGGTCATCGTCTGCGCAAACGGCGTCGGCACGCCGCGCCTGCTGCTGATGTCCGGCGGCAGCCGCAATCCGGACGGCCTTGCCAATTCTTCCGGCCTCGTCGGCAAGCGCCTCATGATGCACCCCTTCGCGAGCGTTCTTGCCTCCTACGAGGATCCGCTCGATTCCTGGCGCGGTCCTTTCGGCCAGCAGGTCTATTCGCTCGAATTCTACGAGACCGACGAGAGCCGGGGTTTCGTGCGCGGCTCCAAGTGGAACTGCATGCCGTCGGGCGGGCCGGTCGGCGTATCGGGCGCCATCGGCTCGAAGGTCTATGTGGCGGAGGAGGGGCGTTTCCAGGATTTCTGGGGCGGGAACCTGCACGACAATGTCGACCGCCGCTTCGGCCATTCGCTCATCTGGGGCATCGTCGGCGAGGACCTGCCGGAGGAGAGCAACCAGGTCGTGCTGTCCAGGGACCTCGTCGATTCCGACGGGCTTCCCGCGCCGCAGATCATCTACAAGGTCAACGAGAACTCGAACCGCCTCCTGCAGTTCAACATCGAGCGCTGCCTGGAATCCGTGAAGGCGGCGGGCGCGATCGAAACGCTCGTCTCGACGCCCGTGCGCGAATCCGGCTGGCACCTGATCGGCACCTGCGTGATGGGCGCCGATCCGAAGACATCGGTCGTCGACCAGTTCGGCGCCTGCCACGACGTGCCGAACCTCTACATCATGGATGCCTCGACCTTTCCGACGTCCGGCGCGACCAACCCGACGGCCACCATCATGGCCGTCGCCCTTCGCAACACGCGCCGGATGATTGCCGAGCGCCGAAACCAGAAGGTGGCCTGA
- a CDS encoding (Fe-S)-binding protein yields the protein MAATYILWAVTLAAALLTAWRCRHYVRALAAAPAAARFDRPVERLKGVAVAVGLHRRLLRRPLSGVLHALILVCFFVLFTVTVEAFGSRLFPGFSLAPVGGETWIALLQDWAAVVMLVGVGLAMYQRYVLKPARFEGSSGRDAAVIYGLILAIVGSLLLESAFRILAGGAAGWRPVSVALAALLSPAAPVAEAAEAVFYWIHVAAILGFLVYIPGSKHRHMFLAAPNVYFRSLDPRGTVPAVPEARSTTGVSDLAAFDWKQQLDLLTCTECGRCQAVCPAYAAGLPLSPKMLITDMRDSLVAGPAAGPLVGGVISEETLWACTTCRACMEECPVEIEHLPKIIDMRRHLVDEGNVSSGLQDALSNIGRVGNSMGKPSKMRARWTRELGFPVKDARSEPVDILWFVGDYASYDPRVQEITRKVAELLTVAGVDFGILFDAERNSGNDVRRAGEEGLFETLAQSNIDAINGCSFSRIMTSDPHSLNALKNDYRHFGTGFEVLHHTAFLAELLNDGRLKLAPPAAGGRVTYHDPCYLGRYNGGFDAPRDLIAAAGYSLHEMPRCREKSFCCGAGGGRIWQSDDGVTERPSENRIREALGLDDVELFVVACPKDKVMYTAAIDALGASDRLKVMDVAELLIPAEAPAGVRP from the coding sequence ATGGCGGCGACGTACATTCTCTGGGCCGTGACGCTCGCGGCGGCGCTATTGACCGCATGGCGGTGCAGGCATTACGTCCGCGCGCTCGCCGCCGCACCGGCCGCCGCCCGGTTCGACAGGCCGGTCGAACGGCTGAAGGGTGTCGCCGTCGCGGTCGGCCTGCACCGGCGGCTCCTGCGCCGGCCCCTTTCCGGCGTCCTGCATGCCCTTATCCTCGTGTGCTTCTTCGTTCTGTTCACCGTCACCGTGGAGGCCTTCGGCTCTCGGCTCTTCCCGGGCTTCTCGCTGGCGCCGGTCGGCGGCGAGACATGGATCGCGCTGCTTCAGGACTGGGCCGCCGTCGTCATGCTCGTCGGCGTGGGGCTCGCGATGTACCAGCGCTACGTGCTGAAGCCCGCGCGCTTCGAGGGATCGAGTGGACGTGATGCGGCCGTCATCTACGGCCTCATCCTCGCCATCGTCGGTTCGCTCCTGCTGGAATCCGCTTTCCGCATCCTCGCCGGCGGCGCGGCGGGCTGGCGGCCGGTGAGCGTGGCGCTCGCGGCGCTGCTCTCCCCGGCCGCCCCTGTCGCAGAGGCGGCGGAAGCCGTGTTCTACTGGATCCACGTCGCGGCGATCCTCGGCTTCCTCGTCTACATTCCCGGCTCGAAGCACCGGCACATGTTCCTCGCCGCACCGAACGTGTATTTCCGCAGCCTCGATCCGCGCGGGACGGTCCCTGCGGTGCCGGAGGCACGCAGCACGACGGGCGTCAGCGATCTTGCCGCCTTCGACTGGAAGCAGCAGCTCGACCTCCTCACCTGTACCGAGTGCGGCCGCTGCCAGGCGGTCTGTCCCGCCTATGCCGCCGGCCTGCCGCTCAGCCCCAAGATGCTGATCACCGACATGCGCGACTCGCTGGTGGCCGGACCTGCGGCCGGCCCGCTCGTCGGCGGCGTCATCAGCGAGGAGACGCTGTGGGCCTGCACGACCTGCCGGGCCTGCATGGAGGAATGCCCCGTCGAGATCGAGCACCTGCCGAAGATCATCGACATGCGCCGCCATCTCGTCGACGAGGGTAATGTCAGCAGCGGACTGCAGGATGCGCTGTCGAATATCGGCCGTGTCGGCAACTCGATGGGCAAGCCCTCCAAGATGCGCGCCCGCTGGACGCGCGAACTCGGCTTTCCCGTCAAGGACGCGCGCAGCGAGCCGGTCGACATCCTGTGGTTCGTCGGCGACTATGCCTCCTATGATCCGCGCGTGCAGGAGATAACCCGCAAGGTCGCAGAATTGCTGACGGTCGCCGGCGTCGATTTCGGCATCCTGTTCGACGCCGAGCGCAACAGCGGCAACGACGTCCGCCGCGCCGGAGAGGAAGGCCTCTTCGAAACCCTGGCGCAGTCCAACATCGACGCCATCAATGGATGCAGCTTCAGCCGCATCATGACGAGCGATCCGCACAGCCTCAACGCGCTGAAGAACGACTACCGGCATTTCGGCACGGGCTTCGAGGTGCTGCACCACACGGCATTCCTTGCCGAACTGCTGAACGACGGCCGGCTGAAGCTCGCGCCGCCGGCCGCCGGCGGCCGCGTGACCTATCACGACCCCTGCTATCTCGGGCGCTACAACGGCGGCTTCGACGCCCCGCGCGATCTCATCGCCGCCGCCGGATACAGCCTGCACGAAATGCCGCGATGTCGCGAAAAATCCTTCTGCTGCGGCGCAGGCGGCGGACGCATCTGGCAGAGCGACGACGGCGTCACGGAACGTCCCAGCGAAAACCGTATCCGCGAGGCACTCGGCCTCGACGACGTGGAACTCTTCGTCGTCGCCTGCCCGAAGGACAAGGTCATGTACACGGCCGCGATCGACGCCCTCGGCGCTTCGGATCGGCTGAAGGTCATGGATGTCGCCGAACTGCTCATTCCGGCCGAAGCGCCCGCGGGCGTCCGGCCATAA
- a CDS encoding ABC transporter permease, translating into MAPLEATLPKSRKSVSMAAIFERFGLAIFLGVLLVAAALLSPTFLRPANLVNVLTIAAPLGMVVVGQAFVIMVRGLDLSVASLMATVAVLATAFKATSNDAIPVIFLAAIVISALVGFVNGWLVAKRNVSPFLATLAMMIILQGVRFAYTGGAPISTLPPGMSFLASGRIWGIPVNLTTLAVMAVVLSIVLHRSRLGRKIFMVGSNPKAAFLNGIAPDRVTIACYVICSVCAGIGGLFLLGYVGTVSNWVGQGYELDSIVAAVMGGVALSGGRGTILGALLGVAVLVVINNLVLLLGFPIEMQLIIKGIIIVGAAAFYRTRLV; encoded by the coding sequence ATGGCGCCCCTTGAAGCCACCTTGCCGAAATCCCGCAAGAGCGTCTCGATGGCCGCGATCTTCGAGCGGTTCGGGCTTGCCATCTTCCTCGGCGTGCTGCTCGTCGCCGCCGCGCTGCTGTCGCCGACATTCCTGCGGCCCGCCAACCTCGTCAACGTCCTGACCATCGCCGCGCCGCTCGGCATGGTGGTCGTCGGCCAGGCCTTCGTCATCATGGTGCGCGGGCTGGACCTGTCCGTCGCCTCGCTGATGGCGACCGTCGCCGTGCTCGCCACGGCCTTCAAGGCGACGAGCAACGACGCGATCCCGGTGATCTTCCTCGCCGCCATCGTCATCTCGGCCCTTGTCGGCTTCGTCAACGGCTGGCTGGTCGCGAAACGGAATGTCAGCCCGTTCCTGGCGACGCTGGCGATGATGATCATCCTGCAGGGCGTGCGCTTCGCCTATACCGGCGGCGCGCCGATCAGCACGCTGCCGCCGGGCATGTCGTTCCTGGCGTCCGGCCGCATCTGGGGCATTCCGGTCAACCTGACGACGCTTGCCGTCATGGCGGTGGTGCTGTCCATCGTGCTGCACCGCTCGCGGCTCGGACGCAAGATCTTCATGGTCGGCAGCAATCCGAAGGCGGCGTTCCTCAACGGCATCGCGCCCGACCGGGTCACCATCGCCTGCTACGTCATCTGTTCCGTCTGCGCGGGCATCGGCGGGCTGTTCCTGCTCGGCTATGTCGGCACCGTGTCCAACTGGGTCGGCCAGGGCTACGAGCTCGATTCCATCGTCGCGGCGGTCATGGGCGGTGTCGCGCTGTCGGGCGGGCGCGGCACCATCCTGGGGGCGCTGCTGGGAGTCGCGGTCCTCGTCGTCATCAACAATCTCGTGCTGCTGCTCGGGTTTCCGATCGAAATGCAGCTCATCATCAAGGGCATCATCATCGTCGGCGCGGCGGCCTTCTATCGCACGCGGCTGGTTTGA